In Streptomyces sp. NBC_00569, a single genomic region encodes these proteins:
- a CDS encoding nitrite/sulfite reductase, translating into MAATPEKPTTAAPRRKVSRHRGEGQWAVGHFTPLNGNEQFKKDDDGLNVRTRIETIYSKRGFDSIDPNDLRGRMRWWGLYTQRKPGIDGGKTAILEPEELDDEYFMLRVRIDGGRLTTEQLRVIGEISQEFARGTADITDRQNIQYHWIRIEDVPEIWRRLEAVGLSTTEACGDTPRVILGSPVAGVAADEIIDGTPAIDEIQRRFIGNPEFSNLPRKFKTAISGSPQLDVAHEINDIAFVGVNHPEHGPGFDLWVGGGLSTNPKLGQRLGAWVPLDEVPDVYGGVIGIFRDYGYRRLRTRARLKFLLADWGTEKFRQVLEDEYLQRKLVDGPAPEQPAGTWRDHLGVHAQKDGLFYVGFAPRVGRVDGTTLTKIAEIAGAHGSGRLRTTAEQKMIVLDVAEDRVESLVAELEALDLKVNASPFRRGTMACTGIEFCKLAIVETKARGASLIDELERRVPEFDEPLTININGCPNACARIQVADIGLKGQLMLDQDGNQVEGYQVHLGGALGLEAGFGRKVRGLKVTAAELPDYVERVLKRFQAEREDGERFATWTARASEEALS; encoded by the coding sequence ATGGCTGCCACCCCTGAAAAGCCCACGACCGCCGCGCCGCGCCGCAAGGTGAGCCGTCACCGCGGCGAGGGCCAGTGGGCCGTGGGTCACTTCACGCCGCTCAACGGCAACGAGCAGTTCAAGAAGGACGACGACGGTCTCAACGTGCGGACACGCATTGAGACGATCTACTCGAAGCGCGGCTTCGACTCCATCGACCCCAACGACCTCAGGGGCCGCATGCGCTGGTGGGGGCTCTACACCCAGCGCAAGCCCGGGATCGACGGCGGCAAGACCGCGATCCTGGAGCCGGAGGAGCTGGACGACGAGTACTTCATGCTCCGCGTCCGCATCGACGGCGGCCGGCTGACCACCGAGCAGCTGCGCGTCATCGGCGAGATCTCGCAGGAGTTCGCCCGCGGGACCGCCGACATCACCGACCGGCAGAACATCCAGTACCACTGGATCCGCATCGAGGACGTGCCGGAGATCTGGCGGCGCCTCGAAGCGGTCGGGCTCTCCACCACCGAGGCCTGCGGTGACACGCCCCGCGTCATCCTCGGTTCGCCCGTCGCCGGGGTCGCCGCCGACGAGATCATCGACGGCACGCCCGCCATCGACGAGATCCAGCGGCGCTTCATCGGCAACCCGGAGTTCTCGAACCTGCCGCGCAAGTTCAAGACCGCGATCTCCGGCTCCCCGCAGCTCGACGTGGCGCACGAGATCAACGACATCGCGTTCGTCGGCGTGAACCACCCCGAGCACGGCCCCGGCTTCGACCTCTGGGTCGGCGGCGGCCTGTCCACCAACCCCAAGCTGGGCCAGCGCCTCGGCGCCTGGGTGCCGCTCGACGAGGTGCCGGACGTGTACGGCGGCGTCATCGGCATCTTCCGCGACTACGGCTACCGCCGCCTGCGCACCCGCGCCCGCCTGAAGTTCCTGCTCGCCGACTGGGGCACCGAGAAGTTCCGGCAGGTCCTGGAGGACGAGTACCTCCAGCGGAAGCTGGTCGACGGCCCCGCGCCCGAGCAGCCCGCCGGCACCTGGCGCGACCACCTCGGCGTGCACGCCCAGAAGGACGGCCTCTTCTACGTCGGCTTCGCGCCCCGCGTCGGCCGCGTGGACGGCACGACCCTCACCAAGATCGCCGAGATCGCGGGCGCCCACGGCTCCGGCCGGCTGCGCACCACCGCCGAGCAGAAGATGATCGTGCTCGACGTGGCCGAGGACCGGGTCGAGTCGCTGGTGGCCGAGCTGGAGGCGCTGGACCTGAAGGTCAACGCGTCCCCCTTCCGGCGCGGCACCATGGCCTGCACCGGCATCGAGTTCTGCAAGCTCGCGATCGTGGAGACGAAGGCGCGCGGCGCCTCGCTGATCGACGAACTGGAGCGCCGCGTCCCGGAGTTCGACGAACCCCTCACGATCAACATCAACGGCTGCCCGAACGCCTGCGCCCGTATCCAGGTCGCGGACATCGGCCTCAAGGGCCAGCTGATGCTCGACCAGGACGGCAACCAGGTCGAGGGCTACCAGGTGCACCTGGGCGGCGCGCTCGGCCTCGAGGCCGGGTTCGGCCGCAAGGTCCGCGGCCTGAAGGTCACCGCGGCCGAGCTCCCCGACTACGTCGAGCGCGTCCTCAAGCGCTTCCAGGCAGAGCGCGAGGACGGCGAGCGCTTCGCCACGTGGACGGCGCGCGCCTCCGAGGAGGCACTTTCGTGA
- a CDS encoding Gfo/Idh/MocA family protein yields MEDLRIAVIGLGLRRNLATAAHRPGKGSVVAAVADLDPQIRAKVPELYEGAVAVDDYRRLLEDPSIDAVIVATPDDTHEAIACEALEAGKPVYVEKPLGISVEQCDTILRTAYKTGTRLYVGHNMRHMGVVRLMRDIIARGEIGEPKTVWVRHFVSYGGDYYFKDWHADRTRTTGLLLQKAAHDLDVVHWLAGGYTKRVNALGDLMVYGDLPRREPDTPRPDGWLKEFDWPPTERHDLHHVVDVEDVSVMNMQLDNGVIAAYQQCHFSPDYFRNYTVIGTEGRLENFGDSPGDEVRVWNTGPTGYRKDADIVYRVPEATGSHGGADERIIGEFCRFVREGGVTDTSPVAARMSVAAGALATRSLREGGVPYDVPELEPELLAYFDGGQLPREAGE; encoded by the coding sequence GTGGAAGACCTGCGCATCGCCGTCATCGGGCTCGGCCTGCGACGGAACCTGGCGACCGCCGCGCACCGCCCCGGCAAGGGATCGGTCGTGGCGGCGGTGGCCGACCTCGACCCGCAGATCCGGGCGAAGGTACCGGAGTTGTACGAGGGCGCGGTCGCCGTCGACGACTACCGAAGGCTCCTCGAGGACCCCTCGATCGACGCCGTCATCGTCGCCACCCCCGACGACACCCATGAAGCGATCGCCTGCGAGGCGCTCGAAGCGGGCAAGCCGGTCTATGTCGAGAAGCCGCTCGGCATCTCGGTCGAGCAGTGCGACACGATCCTGCGCACCGCCTACAAGACCGGCACCCGCCTCTACGTCGGCCACAACATGCGCCACATGGGCGTCGTGCGTCTCATGCGCGACATCATCGCGCGCGGCGAGATCGGCGAGCCGAAGACCGTGTGGGTACGGCACTTCGTCTCGTACGGCGGTGACTACTACTTCAAGGACTGGCACGCCGACCGCACCCGCACCACGGGCCTCCTCCTCCAGAAGGCCGCGCACGACCTCGACGTGGTGCACTGGCTGGCCGGCGGTTACACCAAGCGCGTCAACGCCCTCGGCGACCTCATGGTCTACGGGGACCTGCCGCGCCGCGAGCCGGACACCCCCCGCCCCGACGGCTGGCTGAAGGAGTTCGACTGGCCGCCGACGGAGCGCCACGACCTGCACCACGTCGTGGACGTCGAGGACGTGTCGGTGATGAACATGCAGCTGGACAACGGCGTCATCGCCGCCTACCAGCAGTGCCACTTCAGCCCCGACTACTTCCGCAACTACACGGTCATCGGCACCGAGGGCCGCCTCGAGAACTTCGGGGACAGCCCCGGCGACGAGGTCCGGGTCTGGAACACGGGGCCGACCGGCTACCGCAAGGACGCCGACATCGTGTACCGCGTGCCCGAGGCGACGGGCTCGCACGGCGGCGCCGACGAGCGCATCATCGGCGAGTTCTGCCGCTTCGTGCGCGAGGGCGGCGTCACCGACACGTCGCCCGTCGCGGCCCGGATGAGCGTCGCCGCCGGCGCGCTCGCCACCCGCTCGCTGCGCGAGGGGGGCGTGCCGTACGACGTCCCCGAGCTCGAGCCGGAGCTTCTCGCGTACTTCGACGGCGGGCAACTGCCGCGCGAAGCAGGGGAGTAG
- a CDS encoding GNAT family N-acetyltransferase, with translation MSNIAVTTWSLEQTAPSDLRPAAAPEGGDLRVVRAEVPSPEFSRFLYASVGGDILWTDRLSWTYAHWQEVLARPGTETWVAYEKGTPAGYVELEAQDDGVVEVVYFGLIPAFRGRRIGGHLLSYGVARAWDLAERWPDRTPTKRVWLHTCSKDGEHAMANYERRGFRLFDTKVEEEPEVATPGPWPGA, from the coding sequence ATGAGCAACATCGCTGTGACCACCTGGTCCCTGGAGCAGACCGCTCCCTCCGACCTCCGGCCGGCCGCCGCACCCGAGGGCGGCGACCTCCGTGTCGTCCGCGCCGAGGTGCCCTCGCCGGAGTTCAGCCGCTTCCTGTACGCGTCCGTCGGAGGCGACATCCTCTGGACCGACCGGCTGAGCTGGACCTACGCGCACTGGCAGGAAGTCCTGGCGCGTCCGGGTACCGAGACCTGGGTGGCGTACGAGAAGGGGACCCCGGCCGGTTACGTCGAGCTGGAGGCGCAGGACGACGGCGTCGTCGAGGTCGTCTACTTCGGCCTGATCCCCGCGTTCCGGGGCCGGCGCATCGGTGGTCACCTCCTCTCCTACGGAGTGGCCCGCGCCTGGGACCTGGCCGAGCGGTGGCCGGACCGCACGCCGACGAAGCGGGTCTGGCTGCACACGTGCAGCAAGGACGGTGAGCACGCGATGGCCAACTACGAGCGGCGCGGGTTCCGCCTCTTCGACACGAAGGTCGAGGAGGAGCCCGAGGTGGCGACGCCGGGGCCGTGGCCCGGGGCGTAG
- a CDS encoding DUF3472 domain-containing protein, producing MTGRFTRSLRRRSVPLLAALGLAAGAGLASAPAANADDTVGTTPGTYTYYSFPSAADGLSEVTWSTTVEKDPGYNANTFWSHQFGFNVGNGAYIGMQRNGGDKPTFLFSVWDSFERKPGSEGSYCLQFGGEGEGSSCRMNHDWEEGHTYTSTVAYEGDGWFGATIHDTTTGESFKLGSVQTPATAIKSTGLIDWVEYFEWNDPRATCYDQPYSDAHFGLPTGTAVGAGAAVSSVTKTKSNPPCAAAVDTRPDGSTNQRLALGNSKRAEISAPGDKCLAPSGAAEDGAELTLAACKDNGPGAFEQSWVLAADGTVRLPSNYCLTASDKKSVRITDCAGDITTGGKVTDPAKLWKYNPGKKTLVNQATGRSLARAGSGVKLAPAGPDTQGWNAPLPVGAP from the coding sequence ATGACTGGACGCTTCACCCGTTCCCTCAGACGGCGGTCCGTGCCGCTCCTCGCGGCGCTCGGCCTCGCCGCCGGAGCCGGCCTGGCCTCCGCCCCCGCGGCGAACGCGGACGACACCGTCGGCACGACCCCGGGGACGTACACCTACTACTCGTTCCCGTCGGCGGCCGACGGGCTCAGCGAGGTCACCTGGTCCACGACGGTCGAGAAGGACCCCGGCTACAACGCGAACACCTTCTGGAGCCACCAGTTCGGCTTCAACGTCGGCAACGGCGCCTACATCGGGATGCAGCGCAACGGCGGCGACAAGCCGACGTTCCTGTTCTCGGTGTGGGACAGCTTCGAGCGCAAGCCCGGCTCGGAGGGCAGCTACTGTCTCCAGTTCGGCGGCGAGGGCGAGGGCTCCAGCTGCCGCATGAACCACGACTGGGAGGAGGGGCACACCTACACCTCCACGGTCGCCTACGAGGGCGACGGCTGGTTCGGCGCCACCATCCACGACACGACCACGGGCGAGTCGTTCAAGCTCGGCAGCGTGCAGACGCCGGCCACCGCTATCAAGTCCACGGGCCTGATCGACTGGGTCGAGTACTTCGAGTGGAACGACCCGCGGGCCACCTGTTACGACCAGCCGTACTCCGACGCCCACTTCGGCCTGCCCACCGGCACCGCCGTCGGTGCCGGCGCGGCCGTCAGCTCGGTGACCAAGACGAAGAGCAACCCGCCGTGCGCCGCCGCCGTGGACACGCGTCCCGACGGAAGCACCAACCAGCGTCTGGCGCTGGGCAATTCGAAGCGCGCCGAGATCTCCGCGCCCGGCGACAAGTGCCTCGCCCCGAGCGGCGCCGCCGAGGACGGCGCGGAGCTCACGCTCGCCGCGTGCAAGGACAACGGTCCCGGCGCCTTCGAGCAGTCCTGGGTCCTCGCGGCCGACGGCACCGTCCGGCTCCCGTCGAACTACTGCCTGACCGCGAGCGACAAGAAGAGCGTGCGCATCACCGACTGCGCGGGCGACATCACCACGGGCGGCAAGGTCACCGACCCGGCCAAGCTGTGGAAGTACAACCCGGGCAAGAAGACCCTGGTGAACCAGGCGACCGGGCGCTCCCTCGCCCGCGCGGGCTCCGGCGTGAAGCTCGCGCCGGCCGGACCGGACACGCAGGGCTGGAACGCGCCGCTGCCGGTCGGCGCCCCGTAG
- a CDS encoding M36 family metallopeptidase, with protein sequence MPRRTARRTPRGLLATAITTVALATVAAPASATAGAQAADPQGRIFMVNPVQSSGDQTLTDAKDSATAVPASAYTLAALRNLDAGGGLSGTWVSVRSNTGGAASVAGAGAYDRRDDQFEQVMAYFWVNEAQEYLQSLGFGSELPGANDRQQPVRIDQWGADNSFFTDKKAEIRFGKGGVDDAEDAEVIVHEYGHAVHNAQVPGFGTSEEAGSIGEAWGDYLAASVGSYADAKYGWPRKTDLACVGDWDSVSYTATAPHCLRRLDTGKTYADKVGEVHADGEIWSQALFDIRGALGARTADRVIVDAQFGFAPDTSFTDAALKTVATAQKMYGKSAADAVRKAFQARGIPGV encoded by the coding sequence ATGCCCCGCAGGACAGCTCGCCGCACACCCCGCGGTCTCCTCGCCACGGCCATCACCACCGTGGCCCTCGCGACCGTCGCGGCCCCGGCCTCCGCCACGGCCGGTGCACAGGCCGCGGACCCGCAAGGCCGCATCTTCATGGTCAACCCCGTCCAGTCGTCCGGCGACCAGACCCTCACCGACGCGAAGGACTCCGCGACCGCGGTACCCGCCTCCGCCTATACCCTCGCGGCCCTGCGAAACCTCGACGCCGGCGGCGGCCTCTCGGGCACGTGGGTCTCCGTGAGATCGAACACCGGCGGCGCCGCCTCGGTCGCCGGCGCCGGTGCGTATGACCGAAGGGACGACCAGTTCGAGCAGGTCATGGCCTACTTCTGGGTCAACGAGGCGCAGGAGTACCTCCAGAGCCTCGGCTTCGGCAGCGAGCTGCCGGGCGCCAACGACCGGCAGCAGCCGGTCCGTATCGACCAGTGGGGCGCCGACAACTCCTTCTTCACCGACAAGAAGGCCGAGATCCGCTTCGGCAAGGGCGGCGTCGACGACGCGGAGGACGCCGAGGTCATCGTCCACGAGTACGGACACGCCGTGCACAACGCGCAGGTCCCCGGGTTCGGCACCTCCGAGGAGGCCGGCTCCATCGGGGAGGCGTGGGGCGACTACCTGGCGGCGTCCGTCGGCTCCTACGCGGACGCCAAGTACGGCTGGCCCCGCAAGACCGACCTCGCCTGTGTCGGGGACTGGGACTCGGTCTCGTACACGGCGACCGCCCCGCACTGCCTGCGCCGCCTCGACACCGGCAAGACGTACGCCGACAAGGTCGGAGAGGTGCACGCGGACGGTGAGATCTGGTCCCAGGCACTGTTCGACATCAGGGGCGCGCTCGGCGCGCGCACGGCCGACCGCGTCATCGTCGACGCGCAGTTCGGCTTCGCCCCGGACACCAGCTTCACGGACGCGGCCCTGAAGACCGTCGCGACCGCGCAGAAGATGTACGGCAAGAGCGCGGCGGACGCCGTGCGCAAGGCGTTCCAGGCCCGGGGCATCCCCGGGGTGTGA
- a CDS encoding ABC transporter permease — protein MSAAASASPTPTSQNPPDLPHETPGTSGRKKASGTKGTPGGKGRKPADRRSLRERLRQDRTLLLLCVPGILYFAVFFYLPLAGNSIAFQDYQPYLGFKGSPLVGWDNFKALLEQPEFWTAVWNTLKISAVQLILYFPAPIALALFLNSLISNKTRRLMQTVVYLPHFLSWVVVVGMFQQVFGGAGTITSYLNDHGVHVGNIMNNPDTFIYLITSQSVWKDAGWGAIIFLAAMASIDTSLYESAAMDGAGWLRRMWHITLPGIRPVMIMLLILRLGDILSVGFEQILLQRDNVGRDASEVLDTYVYFHGVVDGDWGMSTAAGLMKGVIGFVMIVLANKFAHRLGEQGVYQ, from the coding sequence GTGTCGGCCGCTGCGTCCGCATCGCCCACGCCCACATCGCAAAACCCGCCCGACCTACCGCACGAGACACCCGGAACGTCGGGCAGGAAGAAGGCGTCCGGCACGAAGGGGACGCCGGGCGGGAAGGGGCGCAAGCCCGCCGACCGGCGGAGCCTGCGCGAGCGTCTGAGACAGGACCGCACCCTGCTCCTGCTGTGTGTGCCGGGCATCCTCTACTTCGCGGTGTTCTTCTATCTCCCGCTCGCGGGCAACAGCATCGCCTTCCAGGACTACCAGCCCTACCTCGGCTTCAAGGGAAGCCCGCTGGTCGGCTGGGACAACTTCAAGGCCCTGCTCGAACAGCCGGAGTTCTGGACGGCCGTCTGGAACACGCTGAAGATCAGCGCCGTCCAGCTGATCCTCTACTTCCCCGCGCCGATCGCCCTCGCGCTCTTCCTCAACTCGCTGATCAGCAACAAGACCCGCCGCCTCATGCAGACGGTCGTCTACCTGCCGCACTTCCTGTCGTGGGTCGTCGTCGTCGGCATGTTCCAGCAGGTCTTCGGCGGCGCCGGCACGATCACGAGCTACCTGAACGACCACGGCGTCCATGTCGGCAACATCATGAACAACCCCGACACGTTCATCTACCTGATCACCTCCCAGAGCGTCTGGAAGGACGCCGGGTGGGGAGCGATCATCTTCCTCGCCGCGATGGCCTCCATCGACACCTCGCTCTACGAGTCGGCGGCGATGGACGGAGCGGGCTGGCTGCGCCGCATGTGGCACATCACGCTGCCCGGCATCAGGCCCGTGATGATCATGCTGCTCATCCTGCGCCTCGGCGACATCCTGTCGGTCGGCTTCGAGCAGATCCTCCTCCAGCGCGACAACGTCGGCCGGGACGCCTCCGAGGTCCTCGACACCTACGTCTACTTCCACGGCGTCGTCGACGGCGACTGGGGCATGTCCACCGCCGCCGGCCTGATGAAGGGCGTCATCGGCTTCGTCATGATCGTCCTCGCCAACAAGTTCGCGCACCGCCTCGGCGAGCAGGGGGTCTACCAGTGA
- a CDS encoding putative leader peptide: MDRAGIALVSRRHVDLCRMSSAMCPVS; this comes from the coding sequence ATGGATCGAGCTGGAATTGCCTTGGTGAGTCGGCGACACGTCGATCTCTGCCGCATGTCCAGCGCCATGTGTCCGGTGAGCTGA
- a CDS encoding right-handed parallel beta-helix repeat-containing protein, producing the protein MRRSRVSTALVALCAAATAGVTALAAAPAATAASPFSPRTHYVDCRAGTGPEKGTRKAPWRTLAAVDAQRLGPGDQVLLKRGTHCTGTLAPNGAGAPGSPVRIAPYGSGAKPVIDGAGAPDTVLLRNTQWIEVSDLEITNAANPGTKRRGVRVVLSDYGTGRHYRLTGLDIHDIRGDDTKDNDGSAGILFSVTGSAKETRYDDVRVENNTLRTIDREGIFFASSWNQRPAISGYDPNGPRWVPSTGVVVRGNTLDDLGGDGIVMTATRNALVEHNSLHGFQRRSAGYNAGMWPWNADGTVFQYNETSGGETTRDGMAYDVDEGSFGTVFQYNYSHDNAGGFFLVCSADGTLGDAVIRFNISQNDHFRGIETCRGSFSGVRFLHNTIYVGGGVSQTVVNENTTSRHEIAFDNNIVVKEGAGTAAFTLRSGGVTASHNILYGIGATPSNPGGTTADPLLTRPGAATGYGDAGAAYALRAGSPALGAGAPLADAGTRDFAGNPVVPGAAPNIGAWNGSSSDR; encoded by the coding sequence ATGAGACGCAGCCGCGTCAGCACCGCGCTCGTCGCTCTCTGCGCCGCCGCGACCGCCGGCGTCACGGCCCTCGCGGCCGCCCCCGCCGCCACGGCCGCCTCCCCTTTCTCGCCGCGCACCCACTACGTCGACTGCCGGGCCGGCACCGGCCCCGAGAAGGGCACCCGAAAGGCGCCGTGGCGCACGCTCGCCGCCGTCGACGCCCAGCGCCTCGGCCCCGGCGACCAGGTGCTCCTCAAGCGCGGCACCCACTGCACGGGCACCCTCGCCCCGAACGGCGCGGGCGCCCCCGGCAGCCCCGTCCGCATCGCCCCGTACGGCTCAGGGGCGAAGCCGGTGATCGACGGCGCGGGCGCACCCGACACCGTCCTCCTGCGCAACACGCAGTGGATCGAGGTCTCCGACCTGGAGATCACCAACGCGGCGAACCCGGGCACCAAGCGCCGCGGCGTGCGCGTCGTCCTCAGCGACTACGGCACCGGCAGGCACTACCGCCTCACCGGCCTCGACATCCACGACATCCGCGGCGACGACACCAAGGACAACGACGGCTCCGCGGGCATCCTCTTCTCCGTCACCGGGTCGGCGAAGGAGACGCGCTACGACGACGTGCGCGTCGAGAACAACACCCTCAGGACGATCGACCGCGAGGGCATCTTCTTCGCCTCCAGCTGGAACCAGCGGCCCGCCATCAGCGGCTACGACCCGAACGGCCCGCGCTGGGTCCCGTCCACCGGCGTCGTCGTGCGCGGCAACACCCTCGACGACCTCGGCGGCGACGGCATCGTCATGACCGCCACCCGGAACGCCCTGGTCGAGCACAACTCCCTGCACGGCTTCCAGCGGCGCTCCGCCGGATACAACGCGGGCATGTGGCCGTGGAACGCGGACGGCACCGTCTTCCAGTACAACGAGACGTCCGGCGGTGAGACCACCCGCGACGGCATGGCGTACGACGTCGACGAGGGCTCCTTCGGAACCGTCTTCCAGTACAACTACAGCCACGACAACGCGGGCGGCTTCTTCCTCGTCTGCAGCGCCGACGGAACCCTCGGCGACGCCGTGATCCGCTTCAACATCAGCCAGAACGACCACTTCAGAGGCATCGAGACCTGCCGCGGCTCGTTCTCCGGAGTCCGCTTCCTGCACAACACGATCTATGTCGGTGGCGGTGTCAGCCAGACCGTCGTCAACGAGAACACCACCAGTCGGCACGAGATCGCCTTCGACAACAACATCGTGGTGAAGGAAGGCGCCGGCACGGCGGCCTTCACGCTGCGCTCCGGCGGCGTCACCGCGTCCCACAACATCCTGTACGGGATCGGGGCGACGCCCTCCAACCCCGGCGGCACCACCGCCGACCCGCTGCTCACCCGCCCGGGCGCGGCCACGGGCTACGGCGATGCCGGGGCCGCCTATGCCCTGCGTGCCGGATCGCCCGCACTCGGCGCGGGGGCGCCGCTCGCCGACGCGGGCACCCGCGACTTCGCGGGCAACCCGGTGGTGCCGGGAGCGGCGCCCAACATTGGTGCATGGAACGGGAGTTCGTCCGACCGGTGA
- a CDS encoding carbohydrate ABC transporter permease — MEQPNPAAQTLKFIVIVAMIVAVGYPFLLAIGTSLSSKAELAANGGYVLFPSHPTLEAYRVVLSGGVITRAALVSIGVTVIGTALSLLCTIALAYGLSRPRTFAGKPLLLIVVGTFLFTPGIIPNYLVVQELGLLDTYGAMIAPILLNAFNIIVVRAFFQGIPDELHEAARLDGAGELTILCRIVLPLSKAVIAVVGMFYAVTYWNSFFNAMLYINDPDKLPLQVVLRSYVLQGDTFNAKALGVSVLPASTALSMAVLILAVLPIIAVYPFLQKYFVKGVLTGAIKA; from the coding sequence ATGGAACAGCCCAACCCGGCCGCCCAGACGCTGAAGTTCATCGTCATCGTCGCGATGATCGTGGCGGTCGGCTACCCGTTCCTGCTGGCCATCGGTACCAGCCTCTCCTCCAAGGCCGAGCTCGCCGCGAACGGCGGCTATGTGCTGTTCCCGTCGCACCCCACGCTCGAGGCGTACCGGGTGGTCCTGTCCGGCGGTGTCATCACCCGCGCCGCCCTCGTGAGCATCGGCGTCACGGTCATCGGCACGGCGCTCAGCCTGCTCTGCACGATCGCGCTCGCCTACGGCCTCTCCCGGCCGCGGACCTTCGCGGGCAAGCCGCTGCTCCTGATCGTCGTCGGCACGTTCCTGTTCACGCCGGGCATCATCCCGAACTACCTGGTGGTCCAGGAGCTGGGACTGCTCGACACCTACGGGGCGATGATCGCGCCGATCCTGCTCAACGCGTTCAACATCATCGTGGTCCGGGCGTTCTTCCAGGGCATCCCCGACGAGCTGCACGAGGCGGCGCGCCTGGACGGCGCCGGTGAACTCACCATCCTGTGCCGGATCGTGCTTCCTCTGTCGAAGGCCGTCATCGCCGTGGTCGGCATGTTCTACGCGGTGACGTACTGGAACAGCTTCTTCAACGCGATGCTCTACATCAACGACCCGGACAAGCTGCCGCTCCAGGTGGTGCTGCGCAGCTACGTCCTCCAGGGCGACACCTTCAACGCGAAGGCGCTCGGCGTGAGCGTGCTGCCCGCCAGCACCGCTCTGTCGATGGCCGTGCTCATCCTCGCGGTCCTGCCGATCATCGCGGTCTACCCGTTCCTCCAGAAGTACTTCGTCAAGGGCGTTCTCACCGGCGCCATCAAGGCCTGA